One region of Candidatus Rokuibacteriota bacterium genomic DNA includes:
- a CDS encoding thiamine pyrophosphate-binding protein: MRGKQVLMDTLVAQGVEYIFGNPGTTESPLMDGLAGHPRLRYIVALHEGVALGAAAYYAHASGRTAFVNLHVAPGLGNALGMLYAAAKAGAPLVVTAGQQDTRMRLREPLLGHDLVAMAAPLTKWSVQAERADELALCLHRAFKIASDPPSGPVFVALPIDVLEQETEHAAIPPGGLYRATLPDPAGVEEAAALLAGSRSPAIVLGDIAGNARAQAELLGLAEALGAAVWYEGVHLGIAFPTSHPNCRLRLGFDAASIRRALDGSDIVLLVGGRCLEEVWFAPGSPFPDGAALIQIADAPERLARNFPVQVGLLAHPAQALAALRAAIERVAGAAGREEAARRNAALRALKEQDAESQRARAARRWDREPLSMPRVMAELAAALPADAIVIDEAITAGPDLARTIPFTRPGDYWGARGGGIGQALPGGLGVKLAEPHRPVVVVSGDGSAMYSIQALWTAAHHDLAVVFVILDNREYRILKHNMDTYRQRFGLGAEGPYLHMDLEQPPLGFTELAQGMGVTAARVSRGADLRPALDAALRAKRPYLLDVAVEGRP; this comes from the coding sequence ATGCGCGGCAAGCAGGTCCTCATGGACACCCTGGTGGCGCAAGGGGTGGAGTACATCTTCGGCAACCCGGGTACCACCGAGAGCCCGCTCATGGATGGCCTGGCCGGCCATCCCCGGCTCCGGTACATCGTCGCCCTGCACGAGGGCGTCGCCCTCGGAGCCGCCGCCTACTACGCCCATGCCAGCGGCCGCACCGCCTTCGTCAACCTGCACGTCGCGCCGGGCCTGGGCAATGCGCTGGGCATGCTCTACGCCGCCGCGAAGGCGGGGGCCCCGCTGGTGGTGACGGCCGGCCAGCAGGACACCCGCATGCGGCTGCGCGAGCCCCTGCTGGGCCATGACCTCGTCGCCATGGCCGCGCCCCTCACCAAGTGGAGCGTGCAGGCCGAGCGCGCCGACGAGCTCGCCCTCTGCCTCCACCGCGCCTTCAAGATCGCCAGCGACCCGCCGTCGGGCCCGGTGTTCGTGGCGCTGCCCATCGACGTCCTCGAGCAGGAGACGGAGCACGCGGCGATTCCGCCCGGCGGACTCTACCGCGCGACCCTGCCCGACCCGGCCGGCGTCGAGGAGGCCGCGGCACTCCTCGCCGGCAGCCGGAGCCCCGCCATCGTCCTCGGCGACATCGCGGGCAACGCCCGGGCGCAGGCCGAGCTGCTCGGGCTGGCCGAGGCCCTCGGCGCCGCCGTCTGGTACGAGGGGGTGCACCTCGGGATCGCCTTCCCCACCTCGCACCCGAACTGCCGGCTGCGCCTCGGCTTCGACGCCGCCTCCATCCGCCGGGCCCTCGACGGGTCCGACATCGTGCTGCTCGTCGGCGGCCGCTGCCTCGAGGAGGTGTGGTTCGCGCCGGGCTCACCCTTCCCCGACGGCGCGGCGCTGATCCAGATCGCCGATGCCCCCGAGCGGCTGGCCCGCAACTTCCCGGTGCAGGTCGGTCTCCTCGCGCACCCGGCCCAGGCCCTCGCCGCCCTGCGCGCGGCCATCGAGCGCGTCGCCGGGGCGGCCGGCCGGGAAGAGGCGGCGCGGCGCAACGCCGCGCTGCGCGCCCTCAAGGAGCAGGACGCGGAAAGCCAGCGCGCTCGCGCGGCCAGGCGCTGGGATCGCGAGCCCCTCTCCATGCCCCGCGTAATGGCCGAGCTGGCCGCGGCGCTGCCTGCCGACGCCATCGTCATCGACGAGGCCATCACGGCCGGACCCGACCTGGCGCGGACGATCCCGTTCACTCGACCGGGCGACTACTGGGGCGCCCGCGGGGGCGGCATCGGCCAGGCTCTGCCCGGCGGCCTCGGCGTCAAGCTCGCCGAGCCGCATCGGCCGGTCGTCGTGGTCTCGGGGGACGGCTCCGCCATGTACAGCATCCAGGCGCTCTGGACGGCGGCCCATCACGATCTCGCGGTGGTGTTCGTCATCCTCGACAACCGCGAGTACCGCATCCTCAAGCACAACATGGACACCTATCGCCAGCGCTTCGGCCTCGGCGCCGAGGGCCCGTACCTGCACATGGACCTGGAGCAGCCGCCGCTCGGCTTCACCGAGCTGGCCCAGGGCATGGGCGTCACCGCCGCCCGTGTCAGCCGTGGCGCCGACCTCCGCCCCGCCCTCGACGCCGCCCTCCGGGCGAAGCGCCCCTACCTCCTCGACGTCGCCGTAGAGGGCCGCCCCTGA
- a CDS encoding MFS transporter, producing the protein MSRSAAHWTLAVTVITMSLVYGTWYAYTVFLVAWLRDFGWSRSALAGAFSVFTLVHGAMNPVLGGLCDRLGPRRIIAAGGLLLAIGLWADSLVNTPWQLYLAFGGLTAAGVATAGWTPTVVLVQRHFSERLGLALGIAGAGIGLGIFLVVPLCQALIGSFGWRWAFRVLSALSAVWILPATWLLVREAAAPPLAEPPAELASAPGAPVPAAAPSLAAAMLTRPFWVLASATFMGNLCSQSLHVHQAAFLVDHDATPMVAASVVSVVGASSIIGKTGGGWLSDFFPREAVYVLGMALMLAGVGVLLGMTASPTPWLPYAYAVLFGSGYSVTASLMPAMVSDRFRGRNFGAIFGVTQIGGAAGSALGAWQAGHLFDVTGSYVLAFTLAGASALVATIAVWAGRLPRRPHP; encoded by the coding sequence ATGTCACGCTCCGCGGCGCACTGGACCCTGGCCGTCACCGTGATCACGATGTCACTCGTCTACGGCACCTGGTACGCCTACACGGTGTTCCTCGTGGCCTGGCTGCGCGACTTCGGCTGGAGCCGCTCTGCCCTGGCGGGCGCCTTCTCGGTGTTCACCCTGGTTCACGGCGCCATGAACCCCGTGCTCGGCGGGCTCTGCGACCGCCTCGGGCCCCGTCGCATCATCGCGGCCGGCGGCCTCCTCCTCGCCATCGGGCTCTGGGCCGACAGTCTGGTCAATACCCCCTGGCAGCTCTACCTGGCCTTCGGCGGTCTCACCGCCGCCGGCGTGGCCACGGCCGGCTGGACCCCGACGGTGGTGCTCGTGCAGCGCCACTTCAGCGAGCGGCTGGGGCTGGCGCTGGGCATCGCCGGCGCCGGGATCGGCCTCGGCATCTTCCTCGTCGTGCCGCTCTGCCAGGCGCTGATCGGCTCCTTCGGCTGGCGCTGGGCGTTTCGCGTGCTGAGCGCGCTCTCTGCGGTGTGGATCCTGCCCGCGACCTGGCTGCTCGTGCGGGAGGCGGCCGCCCCGCCCCTCGCCGAGCCACCCGCGGAACTGGCGAGCGCCCCTGGGGCGCCGGTGCCGGCCGCCGCCCCGTCGCTGGCGGCCGCCATGCTCACGCGGCCCTTCTGGGTATTGGCCTCCGCCACCTTCATGGGGAACCTCTGCTCCCAGAGCCTGCATGTCCACCAGGCCGCCTTCCTCGTCGATCACGACGCGACCCCGATGGTGGCCGCATCGGTGGTGAGCGTGGTCGGCGCATCGAGCATCATCGGGAAGACCGGCGGCGGCTGGCTCTCTGACTTCTTCCCGCGGGAGGCGGTGTACGTACTGGGCATGGCCTTGATGCTCGCCGGCGTCGGCGTGCTCCTGGGCATGACCGCGAGCCCGACTCCCTGGCTGCCGTACGCCTACGCCGTGCTGTTCGGCTCCGGCTACTCGGTCACCGCCTCCCTCATGCCCGCGATGGTCAGCGATCGGTTCCGGGGCCGGAACTTCGGCGCCATCTTCGGCGTCACCCAGATCGGCGGGGCCGCCGGCAGCGCCCTCGGGGCCTGGCAGGCGGGGCATCTCTTCGACGTCACGGGCAGCTACGTCCTGGCCTTCACCCTCGCCGGCGCCTCCGCCCTGGTCGCCACCATCGCCGTGTGGGCCGGGCGACTGCCCCGGCGTCCCCATCCCTGA
- a CDS encoding sigma-54-dependent Fis family transcriptional regulator, which produces MPDESAKTRLVLMVEADPVTQRHLASLLVNRGYEPVLAGSVDEALAALAHNQFIFSLLDLNLDGADGAELLRRLRIQGGAPGPIILLANGNGGSGMQRMAEATALGADDFVQKPFTPEELENAIKSALARPRRSWGRAPEEEPRARLAQELDLWRSARMKEARDIIDQAARVDVTVLISGETGAGKDLVARAIHDHSARQSGPFVKVNCAAVPRELLESELFGHERGAFTGAHALKMGKFESANHGTIFLDEIGDLHPALQGKLLHVLQDGQFSRVGGRNTVKVDVRVLAATNQNIEQAVAAGRFREDLFYRLNVIQIEVPPLRERPEEIPLLAEYFVQRYAKLYQRDGFTLPPETVERLHHHRYPGNVRELENVIKRMIVLGDPGLTRSPFPGGMPNGEDRPAPRPAAPARVSLKDIGRKAAQAAEREAIVRMLEETRWNRVKAARALSISYRALLYKLKDAGLQPGRPASQQP; this is translated from the coding sequence ATGCCCGACGAGAGTGCCAAAACCCGGCTGGTCCTCATGGTCGAGGCCGATCCGGTCACGCAGCGCCATCTCGCGAGCCTCCTCGTCAACCGTGGCTACGAGCCCGTGCTCGCCGGCAGCGTGGACGAGGCTCTCGCCGCCCTGGCCCACAACCAATTCATCTTCAGCCTCCTCGACCTCAACCTCGACGGCGCCGACGGGGCCGAGCTGCTGCGCCGGCTCAGGATCCAGGGGGGCGCCCCGGGCCCCATCATCCTGCTGGCCAACGGCAATGGCGGCAGCGGCATGCAGCGCATGGCTGAGGCCACGGCGCTCGGGGCCGACGACTTCGTCCAGAAGCCCTTCACCCCAGAGGAGCTGGAGAACGCCATCAAGAGCGCGCTGGCCCGCCCGCGGCGCTCCTGGGGCCGGGCCCCGGAGGAGGAGCCGCGGGCCCGTCTGGCCCAGGAGCTCGACCTCTGGCGCAGCGCGCGGATGAAGGAGGCGCGGGACATCATCGACCAGGCCGCCCGCGTGGACGTCACCGTCCTCATCTCCGGCGAGACGGGGGCCGGCAAGGACCTGGTGGCCCGTGCCATTCACGACCACTCGGCGCGTCAGTCGGGGCCCTTCGTCAAGGTCAACTGCGCCGCGGTGCCGCGCGAGCTACTCGAATCCGAGCTCTTCGGCCACGAGCGCGGGGCCTTCACGGGGGCGCATGCCCTCAAGATGGGCAAGTTCGAGTCCGCCAACCACGGCACGATCTTCCTCGACGAGATCGGCGACCTCCACCCGGCGCTCCAGGGCAAGCTGCTCCACGTGCTCCAGGACGGCCAGTTCTCCCGCGTCGGCGGCCGCAACACCGTCAAGGTGGACGTGCGGGTGCTGGCCGCCACGAACCAGAACATCGAGCAGGCCGTGGCCGCCGGGCGCTTTCGCGAGGACCTCTTCTACCGCCTCAACGTGATCCAGATCGAGGTGCCGCCGCTCCGGGAGCGTCCGGAGGAGATCCCGCTCCTCGCCGAGTACTTCGTCCAGCGCTACGCCAAGCTCTATCAGCGGGATGGCTTCACGCTGCCGCCCGAGACCGTCGAGCGGCTCCACCACCACCGCTACCCCGGCAATGTCCGTGAGCTGGAGAACGTCATCAAGCGGATGATCGTGCTGGGCGATCCCGGGCTGACGCGAAGCCCCTTCCCCGGCGGCATGCCCAATGGCGAGGACCGCCCCGCCCCGCGCCCGGCCGCCCCCGCGCGCGTGTCGCTGAAGGACATCGGCAGGAAGGCCGCCCAGGCCGCCGAGCGCGAGGCCATCGTCCGCATGCTCGAGGAGACGCGCTGGAACCGGGTGAAGGCCGCGAGGGCGCTCAGCATCTCCTACCGGGCCCTCCTCTACAAGCTCAAGGACGCCGGGCTCCAGCCCGGGCGCCCGGCCAGCCAGCAGCCATGA
- a CDS encoding type II toxin-antitoxin system PemK/MazF family toxin, whose product MSQGEIWWADLPDPARSGPGFRRPVVIVQGNPLNRSRIATVVCVPLTSNLTWARAPGNVLLPANVAGLPKDSVANPSQIIALDRAFLAERVARLPPKHVAQVLGGIDVVLGR is encoded by the coding sequence GTGTCGCAGGGCGAGATCTGGTGGGCCGATCTGCCTGACCCCGCTCGCTCTGGCCCCGGTTTCCGACGGCCCGTGGTGATCGTGCAAGGCAATCCCCTGAACCGAAGCCGGATCGCCACGGTGGTCTGTGTTCCGTTGACGAGCAATCTGACCTGGGCGCGGGCGCCCGGGAACGTCCTCCTCCCAGCCAACGTCGCGGGCCTCCCGAAGGATTCGGTGGCCAATCCATCACAGATCATTGCTCTCGATAGAGCCTTCCTCGCCGAGCGGGTGGCGAGGCTGCCACCAAAGCACGTCGCGCAGGTGCTGGGCGGGATCGACGTGGTGCTCGGCAGATAG
- a CDS encoding GMC family oxidoreductase yields the protein MRTLEEYLRLRLGRRAARGFRRELTTVPGAGRVPTAFRPEATALAQRVARKIGGLPMSLVTETVMGIPTTPHLLGGCGMGENPEAGVIDARHRVFGYDGLYVVDGSAVSANPGVNPALTICALAERAMSLIPPAGCAASQAGRVVNAGRR from the coding sequence ATGCGCACGCTCGAGGAGTATCTGAGGCTCCGTCTCGGCCGCCGCGCCGCGCGGGGCTTTCGCCGGGAGCTCACCACGGTGCCGGGCGCGGGGCGCGTCCCCACCGCCTTCAGGCCCGAGGCCACCGCGCTGGCGCAGCGCGTGGCGCGGAAGATCGGCGGGCTGCCCATGAGCCTCGTCACCGAGACCGTCATGGGTATTCCCACCACACCCCATCTTCTCGGTGGCTGCGGCATGGGCGAGAACCCGGAGGCGGGAGTCATCGACGCCCGCCACCGCGTCTTCGGCTACGACGGGCTCTACGTCGTCGACGGCTCGGCCGTCTCCGCCAATCCCGGCGTCAACCCGGCGCTCACCATCTGCGCACTGGCCGAGCGGGCGATGAGCCTCATCCCCCCCGCTGGGTGCGCGGCCAGCCAGGCGGGGCGCGTTGTCAACGCTGGGCGGCGCTGA
- a CDS encoding sigma 54-interacting transcriptional regulator, with amino-acid sequence MDDAGTGLVGQSPALLGLKQQVGRLLEHQVPGSRLPPLLIQGETGTGKGLLARAIHAGSLRASEPFVDVDCAAIPETLLESELFGFERGAFTDARHAKAGLFQTAHRGTVLLDEVGLLTRPLQAKLLKVVEQRGVRRLGSTRSELVDVWIIAATNEDLARATHEGRFREDLYHRLAAVTLSLPPLRERGEDILLLAEHFLARACHEYGLTARTLAPDAREALLGYGWPGNVRELANLMERVILLSEGSAVTADRLGLPAGVPAGSAGGAGTRPDLLRASVDLFERDRLLSALGESGWNVSLAALRLGVPRNTLRYRIGRLRLRPPADAGAQGRPRPIRDVSSSSTSSTSSTAEPAASAKAPAARTPGPVSRPRRGSARRPAGGAAAAGGQGPASAPEWELRPVTMLGVVLSPAAGPSEPGLLAGAMEIVAEKTRAFGGRVESVEGATLVAAFGLRSAEHAALRALLAGLAIVKLGESAGADAGARVTVRIAAHTAEAMVRRDNGEARIGAQDGPGMEAVLGGLLEAAGPNSIVVSGAMAPLLSRHFRLEPAVAGGGEAAPGAAHRVLGRRQAGDPESGGLIPFVGRGRELDTLLDLVARAEAGRGQVVGVMGEPGIGKSRLLHELRRRLSACGIPVYEGRCAPGGRATLQSTMLELLRQAYGIGEGDDAEAVVGKVREGLGAKGLSAQEWAPSLLLLLGMSGGDGGLAALSPEARKARIFDSLRRLTVERSRRQPFVLALDDAHWLGKTSEEFLEFLVRGLPASRVLLLCTYRPDYRPAWLAAHSASQLALPPLERAESLAMLGSILPPARGEPLRERIIEQAQGNPLFLQQLAQAAGQSGPDEPGASIPQTIREVIVGRMDRLAEGPRRLLQCLSVFRGSVPLPVLAAVAGDTPELAERLDALERLDFAREEPGTEPPEYAVSHSLAREVVYQGLPLPEREALHAAAGQALEAHYGARRGGGCEQLAYHYARAGDPRKAIEHLTGFAEVLLGASGLSEAAETLSEALGHAQRLPGSQRDRSHVELLLRLTGVLAWLGQAGEARALLGTERERVERLHEPHLTGLYHCQLALAHSYLGEPEAARAAGRRAVDEAARCGDEPIIGRAQFVSAVADWALGQYRAAMENARHAVLCLTRVGDTHWLARSRRILGLARFGAGDFDGALEAVGAAEALGAASGDAWTQSIAASAAGWILATRGDGEAASAACQRALQCARDPFTRASAMGTLGLAFLERHDPAGAIPWLEGAVEQARRFTNRRVEGRFLVFRGQAYLGLGRLDEARRSVAAGLEMCRTTRFAYGTGLGERALGEVALAAGRLDEAATHLARARDLFTAVGSPHEVARGQVLHSNIGQGRTALQRGGGEGLSTVA; translated from the coding sequence TTGGACGACGCCGGAACTGGTCTGGTCGGGCAGAGCCCGGCGCTTCTCGGGCTCAAGCAGCAGGTCGGGCGCCTCCTCGAGCATCAGGTGCCGGGGAGTCGCCTGCCACCGCTCCTCATCCAGGGGGAGACCGGCACGGGGAAGGGGCTTCTCGCCCGGGCTATCCACGCGGGGAGTCTGAGGGCCAGCGAGCCATTCGTGGACGTGGATTGCGCGGCCATTCCTGAGACTCTCCTCGAATCAGAACTGTTCGGCTTCGAGCGCGGGGCCTTCACGGATGCCCGCCACGCCAAGGCGGGCCTCTTCCAGACCGCTCATCGCGGCACGGTGCTCCTGGACGAGGTGGGGCTCCTGACGCGGCCGCTGCAGGCCAAGCTCCTGAAAGTGGTGGAGCAGCGAGGCGTCCGGCGGCTGGGAAGCACGCGGAGCGAGCTGGTGGACGTGTGGATCATCGCCGCCACCAACGAGGACCTCGCGCGGGCCACCCACGAGGGTCGGTTCAGGGAGGACCTCTATCACCGGCTGGCGGCGGTCACCCTGAGCCTGCCGCCCCTGAGGGAGCGGGGGGAGGACATCCTGCTCCTGGCCGAGCACTTCCTCGCGCGGGCCTGCCACGAGTATGGCCTGACGGCGCGGACCCTAGCGCCGGATGCGCGCGAGGCCCTGCTGGGCTACGGCTGGCCGGGCAATGTCCGCGAGCTGGCCAACCTGATGGAGCGCGTGATCCTCCTGTCCGAGGGGTCGGCCGTCACGGCGGATCGGCTCGGGCTTCCGGCAGGGGTCCCGGCCGGCTCCGCAGGCGGTGCCGGAACCCGGCCGGACCTTCTGCGAGCCTCGGTGGATCTTTTCGAGCGCGATCGCCTGCTTTCAGCCCTGGGCGAGTCGGGGTGGAATGTCAGCCTGGCGGCCTTGCGCCTCGGGGTGCCGCGGAACACCCTCCGGTACCGCATCGGGAGGCTCCGCTTGCGCCCGCCGGCTGACGCCGGCGCCCAGGGGAGGCCGCGGCCGATTCGCGACGTCTCGTCCTCTTCGACCTCCTCGACCTCCTCGACCGCGGAGCCCGCCGCCTCCGCCAAAGCTCCGGCGGCCAGGACGCCGGGGCCGGTGTCCCGGCCGAGACGGGGGTCCGCCCGTAGGCCTGCGGGCGGGGCTGCGGCGGCAGGCGGCCAGGGGCCGGCCTCGGCGCCGGAGTGGGAGCTGCGCCCCGTCACCATGCTCGGCGTCGTCCTCTCCCCGGCCGCCGGGCCCTCCGAGCCGGGACTGCTGGCGGGGGCGATGGAGATCGTCGCGGAGAAGACCCGCGCCTTCGGCGGCCGGGTCGAGTCGGTCGAGGGCGCCACGCTCGTGGCAGCCTTCGGCCTTCGGTCGGCCGAGCACGCGGCTCTGCGGGCGCTCCTGGCCGGGCTCGCCATCGTCAAGCTCGGCGAGTCCGCGGGGGCCGACGCGGGCGCGCGTGTCACGGTGAGGATCGCCGCGCACACGGCCGAGGCCATGGTCAGGCGTGACAACGGCGAGGCCCGGATCGGCGCCCAGGACGGGCCGGGGATGGAGGCCGTGCTGGGCGGCCTGCTCGAGGCTGCCGGCCCCAACTCCATCGTTGTCTCCGGGGCGATGGCCCCGCTCCTCTCCCGGCACTTCAGGCTCGAGCCTGCCGTGGCGGGTGGAGGCGAGGCTGCGCCAGGCGCCGCCCATCGCGTCCTCGGGCGCCGGCAGGCGGGCGATCCCGAGTCGGGAGGGCTGATCCCCTTCGTGGGGCGGGGGCGGGAGCTGGACACGCTCCTCGATCTCGTCGCGCGCGCCGAGGCGGGGCGCGGCCAGGTGGTCGGCGTCATGGGCGAGCCAGGCATCGGCAAGTCGCGGCTGCTGCACGAGTTGCGCCGGCGTCTCAGCGCCTGCGGGATCCCCGTCTACGAGGGCCGCTGCGCCCCCGGCGGGCGGGCCACGCTGCAGTCCACGATGCTCGAGCTGCTGCGGCAGGCCTATGGCATCGGCGAGGGGGACGACGCGGAGGCGGTTGTCGGGAAGGTGCGGGAGGGGCTGGGCGCGAAGGGGCTGTCTGCGCAGGAGTGGGCGCCGAGTCTTCTGCTGCTGCTGGGGATGTCCGGAGGGGACGGCGGGCTCGCGGCGCTGTCGCCCGAGGCCCGCAAGGCGCGCATCTTCGACAGCCTCCGCCGGCTCACAGTCGAGCGGAGCCGTCGCCAGCCCTTCGTCCTCGCCCTCGACGACGCCCACTGGCTCGGCAAGACCTCGGAGGAGTTCCTGGAGTTCCTCGTCCGGGGCCTGCCCGCCTCGCGCGTGCTGCTCCTCTGCACCTACAGGCCAGACTACCGGCCAGCCTGGCTTGCGGCTCACTCCGCCAGCCAGCTCGCCCTGCCCCCGCTGGAGCGGGCGGAGAGCCTGGCCATGCTCGGCTCGATCCTGCCGCCGGCACGTGGCGAGCCCCTGAGGGAGCGGATCATCGAGCAGGCCCAGGGCAATCCGCTCTTCCTCCAGCAGCTGGCCCAGGCGGCGGGCCAGTCCGGTCCCGACGAGCCCGGAGCGTCCATTCCGCAGACGATCCGCGAGGTGATCGTCGGTCGCATGGACAGACTGGCCGAAGGGCCGAGGCGGCTCCTGCAGTGCCTGTCGGTGTTCAGGGGCTCCGTGCCGCTGCCGGTGCTGGCCGCGGTGGCGGGCGACACCCCGGAACTCGCGGAGCGGCTCGACGCCCTGGAGAGGCTCGATTTCGCGCGGGAGGAGCCGGGCACCGAGCCGCCCGAGTACGCCGTCAGCCATTCCCTGGCCCGCGAGGTGGTCTATCAGGGCCTGCCCCTCCCCGAGCGCGAGGCCTTGCATGCGGCCGCCGGTCAGGCACTCGAGGCACATTATGGGGCGCGGCGCGGGGGGGGCTGCGAGCAGCTCGCCTATCACTACGCGAGGGCGGGGGACCCCCGGAAGGCCATCGAGCACCTGACGGGCTTCGCCGAGGTCTTGCTGGGCGCCTCAGGTCTGTCCGAGGCCGCCGAGACGCTTTCGGAGGCGCTCGGCCACGCCCAGCGATTGCCTGGCTCGCAGCGGGACCGCTCTCACGTGGAGCTGCTCCTCCGGCTGACGGGCGTGCTGGCGTGGCTGGGCCAGGCCGGGGAGGCCCGGGCTCTGCTCGGCACGGAGCGCGAGCGCGTGGAGCGGCTGCACGAGCCACATCTCACGGGCCTCTACCACTGCCAGCTCGCGCTTGCCCACTCCTACCTCGGCGAGCCTGAGGCCGCGCGCGCCGCCGGGCGGCGAGCCGTGGACGAGGCGGCGCGCTGCGGCGACGAGCCGATCATCGGCCGGGCGCAATTCGTGTCGGCGGTGGCCGACTGGGCCCTGGGGCAGTACCGGGCGGCCATGGAGAACGCGCGGCACGCGGTGCTGTGCTTGACGCGCGTCGGCGACACTCACTGGCTCGCCCGGAGCCGCCGCATATTGGGGCTCGCGCGGTTCGGGGCCGGCGATTTCGACGGAGCGCTGGAGGCGGTTGGCGCGGCCGAGGCGCTGGGCGCCGCCTCGGGCGATGCCTGGACCCAGAGCATTGCCGCCTCCGCCGCCGGGTGGATCCTCGCCACCCGCGGCGACGGGGAGGCGGCCAGCGCCGCCTGCCAGCGGGCGCTTCAGTGCGCGCGCGATCCCTTCACGCGGGCCAGCGCCATGGGCACGCTGGGGCTGGCCTTTCTCGAGCGCCATGACCCGGCTGGCGCCATTCCCTGGCTCGAGGGGGCGGTGGAGCAGGCCCGCCGCTTCACGAACAGGCGGGTCGAGGGGCGCTTCCTGGTCTTCCGCGGGCAGGCTTACCTCGGGCTGGGCCGGCTGGACGAGGCGAGGCGGTCGGTGGCTGCCGGCCTCGAGATGTGCCGCACCACCCGGTTCGCCTACGGCACGGGCCTGGGCGAGCGCGCGCTGGGTGAGGTGGCGCTGGCCGCCGGCCGGCTCGACGAGGCCGCCACGCATCTCGCCCGCGCCCGCGACCTCTTCACCGCCGTGGGCTCTCCCCACGAGGTCGCACGGGGTCAGGTCTTGCATTCCAACATTGGTCAAGGACGGACCGCATTGCAGCGGGGCGGCGGGGAGGGCCTCTCGACCGTCGCCTGA
- a CDS encoding chlorite dismutase family protein — protein MTTRPDGQERKPPGEVSVDVLERGARGQTSSRRLFMQLQVFGGCADPKPLARALEAGGIEAVLYAEVGDPRGVGLLAFAEDPAFFVTRLRETLGGEPFAALELKPALTMIGRSYSSGFEADLEDWLLHRPRRTVLNPAWPWAIWYPLRRVGAFARLSPEEQSAILREHAVLGRAYGEADLGHDIRLACHGLDTHDNDFLIGLVGRALHPLSHLVQTMRKTAQTSEYIQSLGPFFVGHALWQGGQVLQSDIGQ, from the coding sequence ATGACGACACGACCTGACGGGCAGGAACGGAAGCCTCCGGGAGAGGTGAGCGTGGACGTCCTCGAGCGGGGCGCCCGCGGGCAGACCTCGAGCCGCCGGCTCTTCATGCAGCTCCAGGTATTCGGCGGCTGCGCCGACCCCAAGCCGCTGGCGCGGGCCTTGGAGGCCGGCGGCATCGAGGCCGTGCTGTACGCCGAGGTGGGCGATCCGCGGGGGGTAGGGCTGCTGGCCTTCGCCGAGGACCCGGCCTTCTTCGTGACGCGCCTGCGCGAGACGCTCGGCGGCGAGCCCTTCGCGGCGCTCGAGCTCAAGCCAGCCCTCACCATGATCGGGCGATCCTACTCCTCGGGATTCGAGGCAGACCTCGAGGACTGGCTCCTGCACCGGCCGCGGCGCACCGTGCTCAACCCCGCCTGGCCGTGGGCCATCTGGTACCCGCTGCGCCGGGTGGGGGCCTTCGCGCGGCTGTCGCCGGAGGAGCAGAGCGCGATCCTGCGCGAGCACGCCGTGCTCGGCCGCGCCTATGGCGAGGCCGATCTCGGCCACGACATCCGCCTCGCCTGCCACGGGCTCGACACCCACGACAATGACTTCCTCATCGGGCTCGTGGGGCGCGCCCTCCACCCGCTCTCTCACCTCGTGCAGACCATGCGGAAGACGGCGCAGACCTCAGAGTACATCCAGAGCCTGGGCCCCTTCTTCGTCGGTCACGCCCTCTGGCAGGGGGGTCAGGTCTTGCAATCCGACATCGGTCAGTGA
- a CDS encoding type II toxin-antitoxin system Phd/YefM family antitoxin, whose amino-acid sequence MKKAKIAELKNHLSRYLDHVRSGESVLVLDRDQPVAQIVPLVGPSGGPRGHDERLARLERRGLIRRGSGGLPEWLGKRKPPRLRGSVLRDLLAERRAGW is encoded by the coding sequence ATGAAGAAGGCCAAGATCGCCGAGCTCAAGAACCACCTGTCCCGCTACCTCGATCACGTCCGGAGCGGGGAGTCGGTGCTGGTGCTGGACCGGGACCAGCCCGTTGCGCAGATCGTTCCCCTCGTGGGCCCGAGCGGGGGGCCGCGCGGCCACGACGAGCGGCTGGCGCGGCTGGAGCGGCGGGGCCTGATCCGGCGCGGGTCCGGAGGTCTCCCCGAGTGGCTCGGGAAGCGCAAGCCCCCCCGCCTGCGGGGCAGCGTGCTCAGGGATCTGCTGGCCGAGCGACGGGCCGGCTGGTGA
- a CDS encoding type II toxin-antitoxin system VapC family toxin, whose amino-acid sequence MRFWDTSALIPLVVAERGTTLAERLLREDPAVVVWALTRVELLSALARRRREEPAAARRLLGAKREILAAWPRWSEVTAVEVVRRHAERVVDTHAIQAADALQIGAALVAAGDDPAALEFVTFDERQAVAAEREGFRVRGAS is encoded by the coding sequence GTGAGGTTCTGGGACACCTCGGCCCTCATCCCGCTGGTGGTGGCCGAGCGCGGCACCACGCTGGCGGAGCGCCTCCTCCGTGAGGACCCCGCCGTTGTGGTCTGGGCCCTGACCCGTGTCGAGCTGCTGTCAGCGCTGGCGCGCCGGCGGCGCGAGGAGCCAGCCGCCGCGCGGCGGCTCCTGGGGGCCAAGCGCGAGATCCTGGCGGCCTGGCCGCGCTGGTCCGAGGTGACCGCGGTGGAGGTCGTTCGGCGCCACGCGGAGCGGGTGGTGGACACCCATGCGATCCAGGCCGCCGACGCGCTGCAGATCGGCGCGGCGCTCGTCGCCGCCGGCGACGACCCCGCTGCGCTGGAGTTCGTCACATTCGACGAGCGGCAGGCCGTGGCCGCCGAGCGCGAGGGATTTCGCGTGCGCGGCGCGAGCTGA